The Raphanus sativus cultivar WK10039 chromosome 6, ASM80110v3, whole genome shotgun sequence sequence TGATGTTGTCTTCTATGATTAGTAAAAGAATGGGGACATGAGACAGGTAATAGAGAGCCACCATGTTTGTCTAAATGTAGAAGTTCATCAGAAACTACTCAAATCTTCTCTATCAATCATCTTTTGACAAATAATATTGGGTCTAGCAAGTTAGTCAAAGTGATACTTGGGGTTTAAACTTAAATGCATGGTCTCCgatgtttttattttaccatCATTTAATAGAGGAGAACTATTAGCATATATTTAGTTTACcttttaagaaaaagaaaaaaaaagcaaacaccTTTTCAATGTGATTTAATAAACACATCAAATGAGAAGGTGAAGTACGTTCTACCGAATGATAGAAAGGCCAAATCTTTACCTTTCTATGAAGGTTTCATTACTCAAAAGCACATATCCAGTACAGTCTATCTGCCATGACCAAGTAATATGTGTCTCACTAAACCTGAAAATATCTAATGGGCTTGAGAGGAATGTTGAAGATGGAACCAATATTGTACAAGAGCTGCCACGTTAAAGAATGGTCCCCTCTCTATAGTAAGATCTCAATGTCTTCCTTTTAAATCAAAAGATCCAAGTGAAAAAAAAAGTCATAGCTTTTTAACCTCTCTTCACTTGTCTACTTTCACATAAATATAGTTGCATATTTAAGAATTTGAAACGAGTAAAGATTCACCCACACTGACAACACAAAAGGTGATCACTTTTATTCTCAGAGAAGGCTATGGCGACTCATAAAGATTAGTCAATTTCCCAAAGCCGTCattataaattgaataaattTGAAACTCAAACATGTGAAGCATGAAGCAACCAATCACATCAATCTGATTGATATGAAGTAACAATAAATCGTGTAATGTAGACAACACATATGAACGATACACTGGAACGTTTCTGTAACCAAATAAAACGGATTCAATCGGGGACAACAAatcaaagaattttttttttttaaaaaggagaaaactcaATCAATGAAACCGGTTCTTCTGAAAACAGCATTCCTCACCTGCCGAAGATCTCTCCCTTTAAGCGTTCTTCCTGCACCTTCAAGCACAGAGCAAGACAGCAAAGAAGACTGAGCCAAAGACCTCGCTACAATCTCGTGAGGCGGAAGCCTCtccccatcttcttcttcatcctcatcgTCCACCACATCAGTCAGCTTgaactccttcttatgacgatTCATCATCGCCGACGGTACTTGAACGGGAGCTGACTGAGGAAACTTCCCTCCGTTTATAAAAGAAGAGGTGAACGGAAGCCGTTCTTGAGGCGGTTTAGGAGCAGCAGCGGGGATGGTTCGAGCACCaccaccgccgccgccgccggaagaagaggatgaagaagctGTGGAGGAGACCGAAGTGGAGAGAACAGAGGCGGGTTTGTGGTGAAACACGTGGTTGAGGTAACTGTTTCCAGATGGCTCGGGGAGAGCAGCGAGGATGCCAGAAGCTTCCACGTTTTTTAAACTGCTTTTGCTTCTCTGAAGCTGACGAGCTTGTGGATGTTGCGTTGGAGAAGGACGAGGCGCGTGAGTTATGTCGATTGCGAAGATGTCGTCTTCGTGGAGCTCACCGTCTGCGGAAGCTAAGGATTGATAAGACGAAGAGGGGATATCGATCCGTGTAGTTTTGttcattctttttttgttgGCAAAGATCTGCGAATCAGAGAAAACATtaaggaacaaaaaaaagtcaaatcagtttatgttttattaCAAAACCTAACTAAAGTGGAACTAGATCGGTCCAGTTGAAAGTTATCGAAATTTTGATTTCCTgggtattaaaaaaaaaagaaagagagatcgtTTTCAATGGAAgattaactaaaaaaaacatgatCATAACTAGGAGGTGAAAAAAAATTCCGAAATCTTGAATGAATAATAAGAAGTTGCAGCAAAGACGAAGATCAATCCTTATGGAAAGAATATGAACTTATTATTCAATAAGGAGATCCATAATCGTAAGGAGGGAGGGGGGGGGGAATTACCGAAGATGAAAAGATACAACAGCAGGTTAGATGCACGACCAGCTACAGGCAGAACAGAGAGACGAAAAAGACGAAGACCTGAACGATATAtttctagaatttttttatatccctatgtaaaatattaatgtcGCCGCTTCGTACTGTGTGTAATGCCAATAAACTAAAGCCCAATAACTAAAGCCCAAACCGATTCATTTATCAGACGATTCCGTTACCCTTAACAAGATTGTTGTAAAAGAGCGCCTGTGTGTGTATTACAAATAACGACcaatttatataaaacaaaccaTTAAGAAATCAAGCAAGATAATGCTTAAATGTAAACATAAacagttttttttcaaaaatcataatcAATTCATCCGGAACTGGGTTTTCTGGATTTTGCAGCTTCCTTGGTGTTTGGCAAACCC is a genomic window containing:
- the LOC108813120 gene encoding protein S40-7, with the translated sequence MNKTTRIDIPSSSYQSLASADGELHEDDIFAIDITHAPRPSPTQHPQARQLQRSKSSLKNVEASGILAALPEPSGNSYLNHVFHHKPASVLSTSVSSTASSSSSSGGGGGGGARTIPAAAPKPPQERLPFTSSFINGGKFPQSAPVQVPSAMMNRHKKEFKLTDVVDDEDEEEDGERLPPHEIVARSLAQSSLLSCSVLEGAGRTLKGRDLRQVRNAVFRRTGFID